One region of Syngnathus scovelli strain Florida chromosome 15, RoL_Ssco_1.2, whole genome shotgun sequence genomic DNA includes:
- the frmd8 gene encoding FERM domain-containing protein 8 encodes MEGDVCSFPPNSSDDNSQRGSVASSATLSHSQEVLIYLFGDSAVHLSIEGLGSATVQELGRTVREALHVPESAQDAFAFWLSSPLLELQLKARHQPYKVCRQWQDLLYRFTEASEEDISQDEPCLQYRRNVFYPKSKELQIEDEGVLRLLYEEAKSNIITGRYPCDPEHWASLGGLSLALNEGTGLDRQKLTTTIREKKLSSFLPAHVATGGGGLFSTLRGKSSRQAGLEQNLLEEYRKINISGESQQDSELLQLYLRTCHSLPYYGCAFFDGEIDKPAQGILQRVKRKAVNVGISLEGVYVMDVKEKHVLLGLRFNELSWDHSYPEGEGDSHILWLEFDGDEDGTPVNKLLKIYSKQAELMSGFIEFCVELRSVSEGGAATETDGDASLSQQASGKDDSKHERGGRRGMLRRQSSVVCSRVHSLNTINYVDNGKEIKCLKPRRAASFFTRQTSGATYSSVQVTESLEQG; translated from the exons ATGGAAGGAGATGTGTGTAGCTTCCCCCCAAACTCTTCAGATGACAACTCGCAAAGAGGAAGTGTTGCTTCTTCTGCCACACTGTCCCACT CTCAAGAAGTGCTCATATACTTGTTCGGTGACAGCGCGGTACATTTATCAATAGAAGGGCTTGGCAGTGCCACTGTGCAGGAGTTGGGCCGAACTGTTCGAGAGGCTCTTCATGTTCCTGAGTCTGCGCAGGATGCCTTTGCCTTCTGGCTGTCTTCTCCACTACttg AGCTGCAGTTAAAAGCAAGGCACCAACCTTACAAGGTGTGTCGCCAATGGCAAGACTTGCTGTATCGCTTTACGGAAGCCtcggaggaagacatttcacaAG ATGAGCCCTGCCTCCAATACCGTCGGAACGTGTTTTATCCCAAATCTAAAGAGCTGCAG ATAGAAGATGAGGGAGTGCTACGACTTTTATATGAAGAGGCCAAGAGCAATATCATCACTGGACGATACCCCTGCGATCCTGAACACTGGGCCTCTCTTGGAGGCTTGTCTCTTGCTCTTAACGAAGGGACAGGCTTGGACAGGCAAAAATTGACCACTACTATacg GGAGAAGAAGCTGTCTTCTTTCCTACCGGCACACGTAGCCACGGGGGGTGGAGGTTTATTCTCCACATTGAGAGGCAAGTCGAGCCGTCAGGCAGGTTTGGAGCAGAATCTCTTGGAGGAGTACAGAAAGATCAATATATCTGGAGAATCTCAGCAGGACTCAGAGCTTCTACAGCTGTACCTCAGAACATGTCACAGTCTTCCCTATTATGG GTGTGCTTTTTTTGACGGGGAGATCGACAAACCCGCCCAAGGGATTCTTCAGAGGGTGAAACGCAAAGCTGTCAATGTTGGTATCTCGCTGGAGGGAGTTTACGTGATGGACGTCAAGGAGAAG CATGTGCTTCTGGGCCTGCGGTTCAATGAACTTTCCTGGGACCACAGCTACCCTGAGGGGGAAGGCGATTCGCACATCCTCTGGCTGGAGTTTGATGGCGACGAAGATGGCACTCCCGTCAACAAATTGCTGAAGATTTACTCCAAACAA GCAGAGCTCATGAGTGGCTTCATTGAGTTTTGCGTGGAGCTCAGGTCAGTGTCTGAAGGAGGGGCCGCAACAGAAACAGATGGCGATGCAAGTCTATCACAACAAGCTTCTGGAAAAGATGACAGCAAGCATGAACGCGGGGGACGGCGTGGAATGTTGCGCCGGCAAAGTAGCGTCGTATGCAGCCGGGTCCATTCGCTTAATACCATAAACTACGTCGACAATG gaaaagaaatcaaatgctTAAAGCCAAGAAGAGCTGCATCGTTTTTCACACGCCAGACATCTGGAGCCACATACTCCTCTGTGCAAGTGACAGAGAGCCTGGAGCAGGGTTAA
- the rom1a gene encoding rod outer segment membrane protein 1a produces the protein MVVMKMKFPFEKRVKLAQGLWLLSWCATVAGAVTFALGCVLKTELRKRAEVMDNTDIHIVPNTLMIVGLASLGINYFASKICQDALDAGRFPRWKTFLKPYFAISCFFTVLMLLAIIMSYAMKGNLESSLKVGLRNGIRFYKDTDTPGRCFQKQNIDRLQMDFQCCGNNDHRDWFEVQWISNRYLDFNSNEVKVRVKSNVDGRYLVDGVPFSCCNPSSPRPCIQYHLTNNSAHYNYDYETEELNIYLRGCREALLNYFMGLMNTIGAGVLSVFLLQGSVLVSLRFLQTSMEAVAGEENTEIETEGYLLEKGVKDTFMEYFDPVLKFLLLKNQVQEGTAEGTETA, from the exons ATGGTGGTGATGAAGATGAAGTTCCCCTTTGAGAAAAGGGTGAAGCTTGCCCAGGGACTGTGGCTCCTGTCCTGGTGTGCCACAGTAGCCGGGGCGGTCACGTTCGCCCTCGGGTGCGTTCTCAAGACAGAGCTACGAAAAAGGGCAGAG GTAATGGATAATACCGACATACATATCGTACCCAACACCCTCATGATAGTTGGTCTGGCCTCCTTGGGCATCAACTACTTTGCATCGAAGATCTGCCAGGATGCCTTGGATGCTGGCAGATTTCCTCGCTGGAAGACCTTTTTGAAGCCCTACTTTGCCATTTCTTGTTTCTTCACTGTGCTCATGCTGCTAGCGATCATCATGAGCTATGCCATGAAAGGCAATCTGGAGTCTTCTCTGAAGGTCGGCTTGAGAAACGGCATCCGCTTTTATAAAGACACAGACACCCCGGGACGTTGTTTCCAGAAGCAGAACATCGATCGCTTGCAGATGGACTTTCAATGTTGCGGAAATAACGATCACAGGGATTGGTTTGAGGTCCAGTGGATCAGCAATCGCTACCTTGATTTCAACTCCAATGAAGTAAAAGT ccGCGTCAAAAGCAACGTCGACGGCCGATACTTGGTAGACGGAGTCCCATTCAGTTGCTGTAATCCCAGTTCTCCTCGACCATGCATCCAGTATCACCTTACCAACAATTCAGCTCATTATAATTATGACTACGAGACAGAGGAACTCAACATCTACCTGCGAGGCTGCAGGGAGGCCCTGCTCAACTACTTCATGGGTCTGATGAACACCATTGGGGCTGGAGTCCTCTCAGTCTTCCTCTTACAG GGTTCCGTGCTGGTGAGTTTGCGCTTCCTGCAGACCTCCATGGAGGCAGTAGCGGGGGAGGAGAACACAGAGATTGAGACAGAAGGATACTTACTGGAGAAGGGAGTGAAAGATACCTTCATGGAGTATTTTGACCCTGTGCTCAAGTTCTTGCTGCTTAAAAACCAGGTTCAGGAGGGCACTGCTGAAGGCACAGAAACTGCCTAA
- the vps51 gene encoding vacuolar protein sorting-associated protein 51 homolog, with amino-acid sequence MSQPLIAMEADASASEDPGRKRRVHGMLKLYYGLNEEGKADEKPQSLDPCDINGLHFDPEHYLNKLRRECSLSELMDHETCMVKQIRSLDSDMQTLVYENYNKFISATDTIRKMKNDFKKMEDEMDCLSANMAAITDFSARISGTLEDQHAQITKLSGVHTLLRKLQFLFELPARLNKCLELQAYAQAVSSHRRARCVLQQYSHMPSFKGIQDDCHAIMDKLAQELRQKFRDGGSSAKDLSECVELLLQLDEPAEELCEKFLSHAGSRLELDLQGLEAEIKPSPPASAVKNVLARKPSPGTTAGSPKTSALHSPSSNTDILEFIDRGCNEFVSSLCLVITSYQELFINHAQTGELASKNIPQMANSKLHAFVDELATRYFSLVERRIQEEKGVADNSLLVRALDRFHRRLQAVSKLLPGSSVPNQGTEIVIRAATERVKQYLAALQNFYMDSLTDVRQALATPRLSLAAPGAGSHLGGPASGRDGATSLPDLLSSLSASILNQIKSVLASVHLFTAKDITFSNKPYFKGEFCYQAVRESLVVSFIKFVCQSSRQFCESAGDKGGSTPPALLLLLSRLCLDYETSTISYILTLTDEQFLAQHHSPVTAVTALCAEAREAAQKLLNHYVKVQGLIISQMLRKSVETRDWVNTIEPRNVRAVMKRVVEDTTSIDVQVGLLYEEGVRKAHSSDSSKRTFSVYSSSRQQTRYAASYTPSAPMDTNLLSNIHKLFSERIDIFSSVEFNKVSVMTGIIKISLKTFLECVRLRTFGRYGLQQIQVDCHYLQMYLWRFVSDENLVHFLLDEIVGSSAHRCLDPAPMEQSVIEVICERG; translated from the exons ATGAGTCAGCCACTTATCGCAATGGAAGCGGACGCCTCGGCCTCCGAAGACCCAGGGAGGAAGCGTAGGGTCCACGGTATGTTGAAGCTCTACTACGGGCTCAATGAAGAAGGAAAGGCGGATGAGAAGCCACAGTCCCTGGATCCCTGTGACATTAACGGGCTGCACTTTGACCCAGAGCACTACCTAAACAAG CTTCGAAGAGAATGCTCTCTGTCCGAGTTGATGGACCATGAGACCTGCATGGTCAAGCAGATCCGTTCTTTGGATAGTGACATGCAGACGCTAGTATATGAAAACTACAATAAATTCATATCAGCTACAG ACACCATCAGGAAGATGAAGAATGATTTCAAAAAGATGGAGGACGAAATGGACTGTCTGTCTGCAAACATGGCGGCGATCACAGATTTTAGTGCTCGCATCAGTGGTACCCTTGAAGACCAGCATGCTCAGATTACAAAACTCTCAG GGGTCCACACTTTGTTAAGAAAATTGCAGTTTCTATTTGAACTGCCCGCCAGGTTGAACAAATGTTTGGAGCTGCAAGCTTACGCTCAAGCAGTGAGCTCCCACCGGCGTGCTCGTTGTGTGCTGCAGCAATACAGCCACATGCCTTCCTTCAAGGGCATTCAGGATGACTGTCATGCCATCATGGACAAGTTGGCGCAGGAGCTTCGGCAGAAGTTCAG ggaCGGTGGCTCGAGTGCTAAAGACTTATCAGAGTGCGTGGAGCTCCTGTTGCAGTTGGATGAGCCAGCAGAAGAGCTGTGTGAAAAGTTCCTGAGCCACGCCGGTTCTCGCCTGGAGTTGGACCTGCAGGGCCTGGAAGCTGAGATTAAGCCGAGCCCGCCTGCATCAGCGGTAAAAAATGTTTTGGCACGCAAGCCTTCACCTGGCACCACTGCTGGGTCGCCCAAAACAAGTGCTCTTCATTCTCCCTCCTCCAACACCGACATCCTGGAGTTCATCGACAGAGGCTGCAATGAGTTTGTCAGCAGCTTGTGTTTGGTCATTACATCATATCAAGAACTTTTCATCAACCACGCTCAGACGGGCGAGCTAGCATCCAAGAATATTCCTCAGATGGCAAACAGTAAGCTGCACGCTTTCGTGGATGAGCTGGCCACTCGCTATTTCTCGCTTGTGGAGCGAAGGATCCAAGAGGAAAAGGGGGTGGCCGATAACTCCCTCTTGGTCCGTGCCCTTGACCGATTCCATCGCAGACTCCAAGCTGTGTCCAAGCTGCTGCCGGGCTCCTCGGTGCCCAACCAAGGCACCGAGATTGTGATCCGCGCAGCGACCGAGCGAGTCAAGCAGTACCTGGCCGCTCTCCAGAACTTCTACATGGACAGCTTGACAGACGTGAGGCAGGCCCTGGCGACGCCTCGCCTCTCGCTGGCCGCTCCAGGAGCCGGCTCTCATCTCGGCGGCCCGGCTTCCGGCAGAGATGGCGCAACCAGCCTCCCGGACCTGCTGTCCTCCCTGTCAGCTTCCATCTTAAATCAGATCAAGTCTGTGTTGGCGTCTGTGCATCTGTTCACAGCCAAGGACATCACGTTCTCCAACAAGCCATACTTTAAG GGGGAATTTTGCTACCAGGCTGTCCGCGAGAGCCTGGTTGTGAGTTTCATCAAGTTCGTATGTCAGTCTTCTCGTCAGTTTTGCGAGAGCGCAGGAGATAAAGGAGGCTCCACCCCGCCAGCCCTGCTGTTGCTTCTTTCCCGACTCTGCTTAGACTATGAAACCTCCACGATCTCTTACATCCTCACTCTTACTGATGAACAGTTCCTGGCGCAG CACCACAGTCCGGTAACGGCAGTCACTGCTCTATGTGCGGAAGCCAGGGAGGCAGCACAGAAACTACTCAACCATTACGTTAAG GTCCAAGGCTTAATTATTTCCCAGATGCTTCGAAAGAGTGTTGAAACACGAGACTGGGTCAACACGATCGAACCCCGAAATGTGCGTGCGGTGATGAAGAGAGTTGTTGAGGACACCACTTCCATTGACGTGCAG GTGGGGCTTCTGTATGAGGAAGGTGTGAGGAAAGCGCACAGTAGTGACTCCAGCAAAAGGACCTTCTCGGTCTACAGTAGCTCAAGGCAGCAAACTCGCTATGCTGCAAGCTACACACCAAG CGCTCCCATGGACACCAATCTGTTGAGCAACATACACAAGCTGTTTTCTGAGCGCATTGACATCTTCAGCTCAGTGGAGTTTAATAag GTCTCAGTCATGACGGGAATCATCAAAATCAGCTTAAAGACATTCCTGGAGTGCGTCCGGTTGCGTACTTTCGGACGCTACGGGCTGCAGCAAATCCAGGTCGACTGTCACTACCTGCAGATGTACTTGTGGCGTTTTGTGTCTGACGAAAACCTCGTACATTTCCTGTTGGATGAGATAGTCGGAAGCTCTGCCCACCGCTGCCTGGATCCTGCTCCGATGGAGCAGAGCGTCATTGAAGTTATCTGTGAACGAGGTTAA